Genomic DNA from Carcharodon carcharias isolate sCarCar2 chromosome 37, sCarCar2.pri, whole genome shotgun sequence:
accttctgacagttcggcgctccctcagcactgaccctccaacagtgcagcactccctcagtactgaccctctgacagtgcagcagcccctcagtactgacctctgacagtacagcaacccctcagtactgaccctctgacagtgcggcaccccatcagtactgactctctgacagtgcagcaccccctcagtaatgaccctcctacaatgcagtgctccctcagtactgaccctccaacagtgcagcgctccctcagtactgatcttccaacagtgtggcgcttcctcagtactgatcctccaacagtgcggcgctccatcagtcGTGACCCTCTGAAGTacggcgctcccttagtactgaccctccaacagtgtggcgctccctcagtactgaccctccgacaatgcggcgctcccacGGCGCTGACTCTTTGACAGTATGGCGTACCCTCACTACCGACCCTCTTGCAacacagtgctctctcagtactgaccctctgacagcacagtgctccctcagtactgaccctctgacagcacagtgctccctcagtactgaccctctgacagcatagtgctccctcagtactggcaccatgagtgtcagcctggattatgggctGAAGTGTCTGGAGCGCAGACCCAAGCCCGTCCCGTtctgactcaagaggtgaggcTGTTCCCCTCGGAGACCTGAGATGTGATGGCCCTTCGAAACTCACATGCGATGCCGACCTTGTAGAGGTGCTGAAGGTTCGGGTGGCGGCTGCTCTTCCCTGGGACGTAGTTCCCAAGGCCAATTGTGCTGAGGGAGATGAAGCAGAAATAGAGAGACTGCAGATAGTCCCAGTCGTTCTCCATGGCCATGATCGCAATGGCTGGGATCAGGAAGAAACAGCTGACCACGATGCTCCCGATGACAAGAGCGTGAATCCATGCCACCAGCGGCAACGAGAGGCCCCACTGGGTGTGGATGTAGTTGATGGGCACCCTGTGCACATAAAACATGAGGCGTTGCACCAGGCTGGTAAGGAGCAGGAAGGTGATGGGGATCCCCAGCACAGAGTAGAGCATACAGAAGGCCTTCCCTCCACTGGTAAAGGGGACGCTATGTCCGTATCCTAGAGACAACCCAGAGGATAATAGTTTAGGAAGGGTTTGCCCACCTCCAGCAGCTCGGAACGGGTTGTTCAACGCCAGTGAAGCGCTGTCAaagggtagtcactgttggaatcaCACATGACCgtaaggccattcatcccattgtttCCATGCTGGCCCACTGAAAGACCTATCTGATTGGCTCCActaccctgctctttccccacaactCTGCAAATATTTCCTTCTCAAGTAATATTGGAAACACGCCACTCAATCAACCCTCAGCAAGGTCCTATAACCAAAAGGGGGTTAATTTAcggacacagaaacaggccattcggcccacctgcTCCGTGCTGGTGTATATGCTTTAGATGAGGCTCCTCCCATCCCCTCTTCATCCCCCccctatcaccatatccttctattcctttctccctaatgtgcttatccagcttctcccttaaatgtatcgatactattcacctcaaccgctccctgtggtagcgagttccacatgcTCCCCACTCTGGATAAAGAGgtttcccctgaattctcacttaGTGGTTACCTTATATTTGTGGCCCTTAGTTTTCACCTCCCTAACAAGTGGACAGAAGCTCTCTATACCTACATTATCAAGCTCCTTCACTAACATCCGCAAGACATCTCTACTTCGCAATGTTGGTTGAGGATAAATTTTGGTCGGGATATCAGGGGGGGCAGGTGTGGGGTTGAGGAGTGGTCTTAGTCTTCGGTATCCAATCAGGAGCcactcagccccttaagcctgctcctccattcagttaAATCACAGCTGATCGGCATCTTAACTCCAATTTCCTACCTTAACCCCCTCactcaacaaaaatctatcaacctctgtttTGAAATTTCCAGTTGACCCCTCAGTCTCGACAGCGCCTGTTCGGCggcggtgggggtggcggggggggagttCTAGATTTCTGCTCCTCTTTTTGTGAGGAAGTGGTTCCTAACATCatccctgaacagcctggctcgaATTTTAAGATTACGCTTCCCCCACCACatgagaggaaatagtttctctctacttATCACCTCCTTCAATCATCTTAAACCCTTCAGttagatcactccttaatctCCTAGACTCAAcagaatacaagccaagtttgtGCAACCTGGCCTCATAATTTAGCCCTGGTACTATTCCGGGGAATCTATACTGTACCCACGTCTGTGTGAAGGTTGGTCTGACCCACGgcaccatgacctccaccacaaTCAGGGCAAGGAAGCAGGTCCCAAAATCCACCCCGGCTGGAAGGAGGATCAAACACCATTGCTGTTGGTATCAATCTGATCCAAACCAGCCATCCAACCaacatctccctcccccaccccccaacaaggAGTCCGAGTTGACATGGCAACATTCGCATGTTGTAGTGCAGAGCTATGCATAGTGactgtcttatgagaaaaggttggacaggttaggcttgtatccgctggagtttagaaaagtaagaggtgaccCGATTGAAACGTATAAGCTCCTGACTGGTCTTTTTTTTTCacattcgttcttgggatgtgggcatcactggctaggccagcatttattgcccatccctaactgcccttgtttatagggcatttaagagccaaccacattgctgtgggtctgctgtcatgtgtaggccagaccaggtatggatggaagatttccttccctaaagggcattagtgaaccagatgagtttttacgacaattggcaacagtttcatcattagacttataattccagattttttattgaattcaaattacactatctgctctggtgggattcgaacctaggTCTCCAGAGCACCACCCTGGGTCTCTCTGGATTAGCAATCCAGTAGTAATTTCACGACACCATCTTGTTGGGCGTGGTTGTGGAAAGGAtggttccccttgtgggagaacctagaactaggggtcactgtttaaaaataaggggtcgcccatttaagacagagatgaggagaatttcttttctctcagaggtcgagagtctttggaactctttcttaaaaggcagtggaagcagagtctttgaacatttttaaggcagagctacacaaattcttgataaacaaggttattgggagcaggcaggaatgtggagttgaggttataatcagattagcccatgatcttactgagtgacagaacaggctcgaggggctgaatggcctactcctgctccagatTTGTACAGGCTCCAAATTCTTTACATACCCACCTTCCGTGGCCTTtgagtcctgaagtgggacttgaacttggtGCTGCTGGCTCAAAGGCAGGGACACTAACCACTGTGCCATAAATCCTCCCTACTGTATCCTGTACAAGGCCAATATATCATTTCAGAGGACTATGAGCactcatagaattatacagcccaggaggaggccacttggcccatcacccCCTTGTTGGGTcttttgaaagatctatccaactGGTCCCATTCctgcccctgctctttcccccacagtcctgcaaatttctccttttcgagtatttatccagttcccttttgaaagttcctattgaatctgcttccgccgctctttcaggcagcaccttccagatcacaataactcgctgtgtaaaaaaaaaacattctcctcatctccccctcttaCCAATTCTTCCATCTGTGTCCctttggttaccaaccctcctgccactggaaacagtttctccttatttactctgtccaaaccccctcatgattttaaacaactCGATttaatctcccccttaaccttctctgctctaaggagaacaatcccagcttctccagtctctccactttaactgaagtccctcggCCCTGGTATCAACACATTGTGCAAAAGTTGAACTCATTATCTGCTGAATCAGAACAAACTGAGATTAGGGAAGAAACAAGGATTAATCAATCCCTCATGTCAAGAAATGCCACggatggagaggatgtttcctaagTTGGGAAGGGATCTAGAGGGTAAGAGaaagaggggtgtgagagagagggggagctggGGACGAAATAGAAAGtctttttcaacagcaccttccaaacctgcgaccactaccacctagaaggacaagggcagcagatgcatgggaacgccaccaactgcaagttcccctctgagccacacaccatcctgacttggaaatatatcggccgttccttcactgtcgctgggtcaaaatcccggaactccctccctaacagcatggtgggtgtgcctacacatggactgcagtggttcaagaaggcggctcaccaccaccttctcaaagggcaattagggatgggcaacaaatgctggcctagctagcaatacCCAGATCCCAGCAATGATTAAAAGGGTggggtgagacagagacagacagaaggcaGACAGAGGTGACAGAGAAGATGGGTAAGAGATAGTAGGCTGAAGGAGGGGTGTAAGGGGGcatgatagggaggggtgagaaagAGGTGAGAGAGCGCGGGTGGGCGAGAGAGAAGGGATGAGGAAGAGgatgagggcagagagagaagagGTGATAAAGAGGAGAAATAAGCGGTGAAAGAGCAggaaaggggacagagaggggtgagagagagagagaaggggtgaaaaagagagggagggcagagagaaggagtgagaggggAGGATGAGAaaaagaaggcagagagagagaggaggggtgaaAAAGAGAGCAAGGGGACTGATAAAGGCAGAGAGGAAACAGGTTGAAAAAAGAGGGgactgagcgagggagagaaggggtgaaaaagagaggggaatggggggtgcagagagagagaatggatgagagggcagagggagaaggGGTGAAAGAGATGGGGACTGAAAGAGGGGCAAAGAGATagaggggacggagagaggggcagagagagagaagggatgaaagagagaagagactgagacagggaagagagagagagaaggggtgagagaggggattgtgagagaggacagagaggatgaaaaaagaggggacagagagggagagaaggggtgaaaaagagagagaggggagtgaggggagcagagagagaaaagggatgaaagagagagggagcgagaaggGGACGAGAAATGGGGGactgaagggcagagagagagagagactgagagaggggcagagagagactgagagaggggcagagagagagagagactgagagagggagagagagagagactgagagaggggcagagagagagagactgagagaggggcagagagagagagagagactaagagaggggcagagagagagagagagaggggagtgagaaagaggaggTGCTGGCAGAGGGACGCTATCCTTTACCAGTGGTGGTAAGCACTGTGCTGACAAAGAACAGAGAGGAGGGCAGGTCCCAGTTCTGATCATCAGAAACATTTCTCAAGGCGGAGACACCGTAATTACTGGCATCCAGCACAGTGCGCAGGAAGGcgtccagctccacctccaccagGCAGCCGTGCCTCCTCAAAAACCTGAACTTCATGGcttccagctcctccctcatctTGATTTCCCAGGGCAGCTCGATAGCAGAGAAAACGATGGTGCCGAAGAGGACGTAAACCATAAAACAAGCCATCAGTTTCCAGAAATAGCTATTGCTGCCGCAACATAGGGAGAGCTCCACCAtgacaggggagggagggggaactcTCTCACAGTCCAGACCTCTTCCTTTTAGTCCAAGTGGACTGGCCACGAAATCTAGGCTGAAACCCCATGTAGAGAACCGGTAAGGAGATGTGGTCGACGATTAGCCCCATCTCCCAGGTGCCCCTCACCAAccagaagtgggggggaggggggggaaatgacaaaaaaaaagttCTGTCACAACTTTGGCAAAAAGTTTCTTACTGTTAACAAAAAAGTTTgttttcaccccccacccccccaccccccccccccccccccccccccccccacccccccacccccaacagagaTCTCTGTGTCTCTGAGGAACGTCACAAAGGGACCAGCTCAAATacatgatgggggtggggggagggggggacaacTGTGGTCTAGCCCTGGACAAGAGACATGTGGAGCCAGGTATAAGGCTACACTCCGCACCTTCCACACAGTTCCCCTGCATGGTGCAGGAACTTAAAACACTGGAAACACTGCTATGATTTTTCTCCTCCTGACTGCTCattaagtttttttctctctcctcctcctcctcctcattttAGTTCTTATACTGCAACAGGAAGAGACCACTCGGCCTGTGCTACCATCTTTTTTTCCAGCATCTATCCTG
This window encodes:
- the LOC121272959 gene encoding potassium channel subfamily K member 1-like is translated as MACFMVYVLFGTIVFSAIELPWEIKMREELEAMKFRFLRRHGCLVEVELDAFLRTVLDASNYGVSALRNVSDDQNWDLPSSLFFVSTVLTTTGYGHSVPFTSGGKAFCMLYSVLGIPITFLLLTSLVQRLMFYVHRVPINYIHTQWGLSLPLVAWIHALVIGSIVVSCFFLIPAIAIMAMENDWDYLQSLYFCFISLSTIGLGNYVPGKSSRHPNLQHLYKVGIACYMVIGLVGLLIVLETFYELQELQHFVKLIMGHPDKESHLYLTEQEVAITAPKLDAGGSLENDEKGASNPEEASPCTTAEISPEK